A stretch of the Streptococcus himalayensis genome encodes the following:
- a CDS encoding Rrf2 family transcriptional regulator gives MDTKFSVALHILTMISESKEVLSSQALAESVGTNASYIRKVIALLKNAGLITSQQGRSGYQLSKSPKEMTLLEIYFATQEVEHINLFQIHQNANQACPVGQHIENAMSPIFSNVEEQLEKELGQETLDNVITNLYQSANQKCI, from the coding sequence ATGGATACAAAATTTTCTGTTGCCCTTCACATTCTTACTATGATTAGTGAGAGCAAGGAAGTCCTCAGCTCGCAAGCCTTAGCAGAAAGTGTCGGCACCAATGCTAGTTACATTCGTAAGGTGATTGCACTTCTGAAAAATGCAGGACTCATCACTTCGCAACAAGGGCGATCAGGATACCAGTTAAGTAAGTCGCCAAAAGAGATGACCTTATTGGAAATCTACTTTGCCACGCAGGAAGTAGAACATATCAATCTCTTCCAAATTCACCAAAATGCTAACCAGGCATGTCCAGTTGGTCAGCACATTGAAAATGCCATGTCCCCTATTTTTTCAAATGTTGAAGAACAACTTGAAAAAGAACTAGGGCAAGAAACCTTGGATAATGTCATTACCAATCTCTACCAATCAGCCAATCAAAAATGTATCTGA
- a CDS encoding YfcC family protein → MSEKVKKGFKMPSSYTVLMIIIALMAMLTWVVPAGRYVDNGSGKSEYTQVEKSPQGAYDVLMAPVNAMLGKDTVVNEGEKDEYTIHTDGAIQVSFFIIMVGAFLGVVTETGALDVGIASIVKRFKGREKMLIPVLMPLFALGGSTYGMGEETMAFYPLLVPVMMAVGFDSITAVSIILIGSQIGCLASTVNPFATGVASDSAGISVADGMLLRFMMWVVLLAVAIYFVYSYASKIEKDPTKSLVYKQREEDLKAFKVTETNAELSAAQKRVLWVFVATFIIMIISLIPWGDFGISVFENLNGALTGLPVIGEIFGHSAPLGTWYFPEVTMLFIFMGVLVGLVYGMAEDRFISAFMAGAADLLGVALICAVARGIQVIMNDGQISGTILHWGEGILSGFSSQVFIVLTYIFYLPMSFLIPSSSGLAGATMGIIAPLGEFANVKASLIVTAFQSANGVLNLLAPTSGIVMGALALGRIELGTWLKYVGKFVAIVIAISIIFLIIGTILPF, encoded by the coding sequence ATGAGTGAAAAAGTAAAAAAAGGCTTTAAGATGCCATCATCTTATACAGTCTTAATGATTATCATTGCGCTAATGGCCATGTTAACATGGGTGGTGCCTGCAGGACGCTATGTTGATAATGGTAGTGGTAAGAGTGAGTATACACAGGTTGAAAAGAGCCCTCAGGGAGCTTACGATGTCTTAATGGCACCTGTCAATGCTATGCTCGGAAAAGATACGGTGGTTAATGAAGGGGAAAAAGATGAATACACCATTCATACGGATGGAGCGATTCAGGTTTCCTTCTTCATTATTATGGTCGGAGCCTTTCTTGGGGTTGTGACCGAAACTGGTGCACTGGACGTGGGAATTGCCTCTATCGTGAAGCGGTTTAAAGGGCGTGAAAAGATGTTGATCCCTGTCTTGATGCCACTTTTTGCCTTAGGTGGCTCCACCTATGGTATGGGTGAAGAAACCATGGCCTTCTATCCACTTTTGGTTCCTGTCATGATGGCGGTTGGCTTTGATAGCATTACAGCCGTGTCTATTATCTTGATTGGTTCACAAATTGGATGTTTGGCATCTACTGTAAACCCATTTGCGACCGGGGTTGCTTCTGACTCTGCTGGTATCAGTGTGGCAGACGGCATGCTCTTGCGCTTTATGATGTGGGTTGTCTTACTGGCTGTAGCGATTTACTTTGTTTATAGCTATGCAAGCAAGATTGAAAAAGATCCAACGAAATCTCTCGTTTATAAACAACGGGAAGAAGACTTGAAAGCCTTCAAAGTAACAGAAACCAATGCAGAATTGAGTGCTGCACAAAAACGGGTATTATGGGTCTTTGTAGCTACTTTCATCATCATGATTATCAGTTTGATTCCATGGGGTGATTTTGGAATTTCAGTATTTGAAAACTTGAACGGGGCTCTCACAGGTCTGCCAGTGATTGGTGAAATCTTTGGACATTCTGCACCACTTGGTACATGGTATTTCCCTGAAGTAACGATGCTTTTCATCTTTATGGGAGTATTGGTGGGCTTGGTTTATGGTATGGCAGAAGATCGCTTTATTTCAGCCTTTATGGCGGGTGCGGCAGACTTGCTCGGTGTAGCTTTGATTTGTGCCGTTGCTCGTGGTATCCAAGTCATTATGAACGATGGTCAAATTTCAGGAACTATTCTTCATTGGGGTGAAGGAATATTGAGCGGCTTCTCATCACAAGTCTTTATCGTGTTGACGTATATCTTCTACCTTCCAATGTCCTTCTTGATTCCATCATCCTCTGGACTTGCAGGGGCAACCATGGGAATTATCGCTCCTCTTGGAGAATTTGCAAATGTAAAAGCATCTCTTATCGTTACAGCCTTCCAATCTGCAAATGGAGTTTTGAACCTTCTTGCACCAACTTCAGGTATTGTAATGGGAGCTCTTGCTCTTGGACGTATCGAACTTGGAACATGGCTGAAATATGTCGGTAAATTCGTAGCAATCGTGATTGCTATTAGCATTATTTTCCTTATTATTGGAACTATTCTTCCATTCTAA
- the arcA gene encoding arginine deiminase: protein MSHTSPIHVYSEIGKLKKVCLHRPGKELENLMPDYLERLLFDDIPYLEAAQKEHDAFAEALRNEGVEVLYLEQLAAESLTSPEIRNQFIEEYLEEANIRGRQTKIAIRELLQGIEDNQELVEKTMAGVQKAELPEIPEEAKGLTDLVESDYPFAIDPMPNLYFTRDPFATIGSGVSLNHMYADTRNRETLYGKYIFTHHPIYGGKAPLVYNREETTRIEGGDELVLSKEVLAVGISQRTDAASIEKLLVNIFKQNLGFKKVLAFEFANNRKFMHLDTVFTMVDYDKFTIHPEIEGDLRVYSVTYENEQLAIKEEKGDLAELLAANLGVEKVELIRCGGGNHVAAAREQWNDGSNTLTIAPGVVVVYKRNTITNAILESKGLRLIKIEGSELVRGRGGPRCMSMPFEREDI from the coding sequence ATGAGTCATACTAGTCCAATTCATGTCTATTCTGAAATTGGCAAACTGAAAAAAGTTTGCTTGCACAGACCAGGAAAAGAGTTAGAAAACTTAATGCCTGACTATCTAGAACGTCTTTTGTTCGATGATATTCCTTATTTAGAAGCTGCTCAAAAAGAGCACGATGCTTTTGCAGAAGCACTTCGCAATGAAGGGGTAGAAGTTCTTTATTTGGAACAATTGGCTGCTGAGTCACTCACTAGCCCAGAAATTCGTAATCAATTTATCGAAGAATACTTGGAAGAAGCAAATATCCGTGGCCGTCAAACAAAGATTGCTATTCGTGAATTGCTCCAAGGTATTGAAGATAATCAAGAATTGGTTGAAAAAACAATGGCTGGGGTTCAAAAAGCAGAATTGCCTGAAATTCCAGAAGAAGCAAAAGGCTTGACTGATTTGGTAGAATCTGATTATCCATTTGCAATCGACCCAATGCCAAACCTTTATTTCACACGCGATCCATTTGCAACTATTGGTAGCGGAGTTTCTCTCAACCACATGTATGCAGATACTCGTAACCGTGAAACTCTTTATGGTAAGTATATCTTTACACACCACCCAATCTATGGTGGAAAAGCGCCACTAGTTTACAATCGCGAAGAAACTACTCGTATTGAAGGTGGAGATGAGCTTGTTCTTTCTAAAGAAGTGCTTGCAGTAGGGATTTCTCAACGGACAGACGCAGCTTCTATCGAAAAACTTTTGGTAAATATCTTCAAACAAAATCTTGGTTTCAAGAAAGTGCTTGCTTTTGAATTTGCTAACAATCGTAAATTCATGCACTTAGATACAGTATTCACCATGGTAGACTACGATAAATTCACCATTCACCCAGAAATCGAAGGAGACCTTCGTGTTTACTCTGTAACATACGAAAACGAGCAATTAGCTATTAAAGAAGAAAAAGGTGATCTTGCAGAACTCCTTGCAGCAAACCTTGGTGTTGAAAAAGTTGAATTGATTCGTTGTGGTGGTGGAAACCACGTTGCAGCAGCACGTGAGCAATGGAATGATGGTTCAAATACCCTTACCATCGCACCAGGTGTGGTTGTTGTTTACAAACGAAATACGATTACTAATGCTATCCTTGAATCTAAAGGACTTCGTCTCATCAAGATCGAAGGAAGTGAATTGGTTCGCGGTCGTGGTGGACCACGTTGTATGTCTATGCCATTCGAACGTGAAGACATCTAA
- the ytpR gene encoding YtpR family tRNA-binding protein — protein sequence MIFTYNKEGVGDVLMVIVADSGDAPLDVERKGKVARVFRTDRQETVAWNIFEVSSLLAIDGRGQVFLSDSDVAVLNQELQQEGFSETLLHDSEPKFVVGEIIEMVAHPDSDHLNICQVKVAADKVIQIVAGAPNAALGLKTIVALPGAMMPKGNLIFPGELRGEKSFGMMCSPRELHLPNAPQKRGIIELSPNEVVGTAFDPTKHWQG from the coding sequence ATGATTTTTACATATAATAAAGAAGGTGTCGGAGATGTCTTGATGGTGATTGTCGCTGATAGCGGTGATGCACCATTGGACGTTGAACGCAAGGGTAAGGTCGCGCGTGTGTTTCGCACGGATCGCCAAGAAACAGTGGCTTGGAATATTTTTGAAGTGTCTAGTTTACTAGCGATTGATGGACGTGGACAAGTCTTCTTAAGTGATAGTGACGTTGCGGTGCTCAATCAAGAATTGCAGCAAGAAGGATTTTCAGAAACCTTGCTCCATGATTCTGAGCCTAAATTTGTCGTAGGTGAAATTATTGAAATGGTGGCGCATCCAGATAGCGACCACTTGAATATTTGTCAGGTAAAAGTGGCAGCAGACAAGGTTATTCAAATTGTTGCAGGAGCGCCTAATGCAGCTCTTGGATTAAAAACAATTGTAGCTCTTCCGGGTGCCATGATGCCAAAAGGAAATTTGATTTTCCCGGGTGAATTGCGTGGTGAAAAAAGCTTTGGCATGATGTGTAGCCCGCGGGAATTGCACTTACCGAATGCACCACAAAAGCGGGGGATTATTGAACTTTCTCCAAATGAAGTAGTGGGAACAGCTTTTGATCCGACTAAACATTGGCAAGGTTAA
- a CDS encoding NADP-dependent oxidoreductase, whose amino-acid sequence MKAAQHTSYNKNNIVLNLTDIAKPQIKPNQVLVKVTAAGVNPLDNMISRGDVKMIVPYKLPQTAGNEVVGLVAEVGSSVTKFEVGDRVFGRLPLDNIGAFAEYVAVEATALAKVPAYLTDVEAAAVPLTALTIMQALNLMGAEAGKTIFISGGTGGVGGMAIPIAKAKGLTVITNGDGASGERVLALGADRFIDFKTEDYTKTVKNVDYVLDTLGGAETEKQMSIMKKGGHLVSLRAMPNGEFAKRMNLPKWKQLLFGQVGRKFDKMAASYGVHYHFIFVESNGQQLQEVADIFSKLEIKPSIDTVYPFEEVNAALDKVANGRSRGKTVLSFK is encoded by the coding sequence ATGAAAGCAGCACAACACACATCTTATAACAAAAACAATATCGTACTTAACCTAACAGACATTGCTAAACCACAAATTAAACCCAATCAAGTCCTTGTCAAAGTGACAGCAGCAGGTGTCAATCCTCTAGACAACATGATTTCTCGTGGAGATGTCAAGATGATTGTCCCTTACAAATTGCCACAAACAGCGGGTAATGAAGTCGTTGGTCTGGTTGCAGAAGTTGGATCAAGTGTCACCAAGTTTGAGGTTGGTGACCGTGTCTTTGGTCGTCTTCCTCTCGACAATATCGGTGCCTTTGCTGAGTATGTAGCGGTTGAGGCTACAGCCCTTGCCAAAGTTCCTGCCTATCTGACAGATGTGGAAGCAGCAGCTGTTCCTCTGACTGCCCTAACTATTATGCAAGCTCTTAACCTCATGGGTGCAGAAGCGGGCAAGACCATTTTCATCTCAGGTGGTACAGGTGGTGTCGGCGGTATGGCTATTCCGATTGCCAAAGCTAAAGGTTTGACCGTTATTACCAATGGAGATGGAGCAAGCGGTGAGCGTGTCTTGGCTTTAGGTGCAGATCGCTTTATTGACTTTAAAACAGAAGATTACACTAAAACAGTTAAAAATGTTGACTATGTCTTGGACACGCTTGGCGGTGCAGAAACTGAGAAACAGATGTCTATCATGAAAAAAGGTGGTCACCTGGTTTCCCTCCGTGCCATGCCAAACGGTGAATTTGCCAAACGCATGAACCTGCCAAAATGGAAACAACTCCTCTTTGGTCAAGTTGGTCGCAAGTTTGACAAGATGGCGGCAAGCTACGGCGTGCACTACCATTTCATCTTCGTAGAAAGCAATGGTCAACAGCTACAAGAAGTAGCAGACATTTTCAGCAAACTAGAAATCAAACCGTCTATCGATACCGTTTATCCATTTGAAGAAGTCAACGCAGCCTTGGACAAGGTCGCAAACGGTCGCTCACGTGGAAAAACTGTCCTCAGTTTTAAATAG
- a CDS encoding SDR family NAD(P)-dependent oxidoreductase — MSKTILITGSTDGIGKHLALKLASEGHEVILHGRNSEKLRVALSDIQLKTGNKNIYGYLADFSKLADVYRFSEEIRRDFDKIDVLFNNAGAYFGDARVATAENIEMTFMLSVQAPYILTTELLPLLEQAEAGRVVHTSSFMHHFAQSKGLDFGLEKSYSAAMAYNNAKLYTIWLAIAQAETLEKQGSSVTVNAYHPGLIATNLGNDGVKRNLKSRILTSLMKPFSKDLDQGIETGYYLTLSPEVATVSGRYFSEKKVAKVSLKGYDKAKSQALLAYCDQKIAAFKEANHG, encoded by the coding sequence ATGTCTAAAACCATTTTAATCACAGGTTCTACGGATGGAATTGGAAAACATTTGGCTCTGAAATTAGCCAGTGAAGGACACGAAGTCATCCTGCACGGGCGAAATAGTGAAAAGCTACGTGTAGCCCTCAGTGATATTCAACTAAAAACAGGGAATAAAAACATTTACGGCTATCTAGCTGACTTTTCAAAGCTAGCAGATGTTTATCGTTTTAGTGAGGAGATTCGCAGAGATTTTGACAAGATTGATGTCTTGTTCAACAATGCGGGAGCCTACTTTGGTGACGCCCGTGTGGCAACGGCAGAAAATATCGAGATGACCTTTATGCTGTCTGTCCAAGCTCCCTATATCTTGACGACAGAGTTGCTGCCTTTGTTGGAACAAGCAGAGGCAGGTAGGGTCGTCCATACCTCTTCCTTTATGCACCATTTTGCCCAAAGCAAGGGCTTGGATTTTGGCTTAGAGAAGAGTTACTCCGCAGCCATGGCCTATAACAATGCCAAACTCTATACCATTTGGTTGGCGATTGCTCAGGCAGAAACCCTAGAAAAGCAAGGGTCATCGGTTACGGTCAATGCCTATCATCCAGGCCTGATTGCGACCAATTTGGGAAATGACGGAGTCAAACGAAACCTTAAAAGTCGTATCCTGACTAGTTTGATGAAACCATTTTCTAAGGACTTAGACCAAGGGATTGAAACAGGTTACTACCTCACCCTCTCTCCTGAAGTTGCTACCGTATCAGGACGTTACTTTTCAGAAAAGAAGGTAGCCAAGGTTAGTCTGAAAGGTTATGATAAGGCAAAAAGTCAAGCCTTATTAGCCTACTGTGACCAGAAAATTGCGGCCTTTAAGGAGGCAAATCATGGATAA
- a CDS encoding Crp/Fnr family transcriptional regulator: MITREQYHFLRNLEEFQHFSIEQFDQLVARIHYRKVPKGQILFFEDDIRDKLFLIFSGYVKVEQHDSSGTFLYIDYVKKDRVIPYGGMFQDERYHFSGLAITDVEYFTLPTDLYEKFCLTNVHQMKMLYQRLSRLLHVHEIRLRNMVTSSAIERVTQALAILLYDICDKNEGKVQLPFAITTIDIANMSGTTRETVSHVLRQLRKEGVIEMEKHHLTFCDKEYFLQYIKW; the protein is encoded by the coding sequence AATCTAGAAGAATTTCAGCATTTTTCAATTGAGCAATTTGATCAGCTAGTCGCTCGCATTCATTACCGAAAAGTCCCCAAAGGACAAATTTTATTTTTTGAGGACGATATACGAGATAAGTTATTTTTGATTTTCTCAGGCTATGTAAAAGTAGAGCAGCACGATTCATCCGGGACATTTTTGTACATTGATTATGTCAAAAAAGACCGTGTGATTCCCTATGGAGGGATGTTTCAAGATGAACGCTATCATTTTTCTGGTTTAGCGATTACAGATGTAGAATATTTCACACTGCCTACGGATTTATATGAAAAATTTTGTCTGACAAATGTGCATCAGATGAAAATGCTCTACCAACGCTTGTCTCGTCTCCTGCATGTGCATGAAATTCGTTTGCGAAATATGGTGACCTCAAGTGCTATTGAGCGAGTGACCCAGGCACTGGCTATCTTGCTCTATGATATTTGTGACAAAAACGAGGGCAAGGTTCAGCTCCCCTTTGCGATTACAACGATTGATATCGCCAATATGAGTGGAACTACGCGTGAGACAGTCAGTCATGTCCTGCGTCAGTTGAGAAAGGAAGGGGTCATTGAAATGGAGAAGCACCACCTAACTTTTTGCGATAAAGAATACTTTTTACAATATATTAAGTGGTAA
- a CDS encoding alpha/beta fold hydrolase — translation MSYITTKNQYITVAGNQIAYRELGKGKSKLPLVMLVHLAATLDNWDPKLLDLLAEKEHVIVLDLPGVGASQGKVAPTIPGMAEQAHAIIKALGYTKINLLGLSMGGFIAQEIVRLDSQMVNRLILAGTGPRGGVEVDKVTGKTFRYMLKAGLERVDPKRYIFYNHDKAGLLEAEKVLGRMGERKAEYADKDMNVPGFLIQLKAIKRWGRDPQEDMAFITQPTLIANGDKDMQVPTENSYIMHEKIKNSQLIIYPNAGHGSIFQNAEAFSTALIAFLEESNV, via the coding sequence ATGTCTTATATCACAACTAAAAATCAATACATTACTGTCGCTGGCAATCAGATTGCCTACCGTGAACTAGGCAAGGGCAAGTCTAAACTGCCCTTGGTCATGTTGGTCCATTTGGCCGCAACCTTGGATAACTGGGATCCAAAATTGCTAGACTTACTAGCTGAAAAAGAGCATGTCATTGTCCTTGATTTGCCTGGCGTCGGAGCCAGTCAAGGCAAGGTAGCTCCTACGATTCCAGGAATGGCAGAGCAGGCTCATGCTATTATCAAGGCTTTGGGGTATACGAAAATTAACCTGCTCGGTCTTTCTATGGGTGGTTTTATTGCCCAAGAAATCGTTCGTCTCGATAGCCAAATGGTTAACCGCTTGATTCTCGCAGGAACAGGACCTCGTGGTGGTGTTGAAGTGGATAAGGTGACAGGAAAAACCTTCCGCTATATGCTGAAGGCGGGGCTTGAGCGTGTGGATCCAAAACGCTACATTTTCTACAACCACGATAAAGCAGGACTCCTGGAAGCTGAAAAAGTTTTGGGTCGTATGGGAGAAAGAAAAGCCGAGTATGCAGACAAGGATATGAATGTCCCAGGATTTTTGATCCAGCTGAAGGCTATCAAACGTTGGGGGAGAGATCCTCAAGAAGATATGGCCTTTATCACGCAACCAACGCTGATCGCCAACGGTGACAAGGATATGCAAGTTCCGACAGAGAACTCTTATATCATGCATGAGAAAATTAAAAACAGCCAACTGATCATCTATCCAAATGCGGGCCACGGATCTATCTTCCAAAATGCAGAGGCCTTTTCAACAGCCTTGATAGCCTTTTTGGAGGAAAGCAATGTCTAA
- a CDS encoding DUF4651 domain-containing protein, producing the protein MKAKKMIVSCLAVLSAGTVLYGTYKLTEDQKRVKKQEKLVSEVRYMLSEIGEIETFYVQLYQSNEDCLVGGAIFSDGRELTFRYEKGELTYEERR; encoded by the coding sequence ATGAAAGCTAAGAAAATGATTGTGTCGTGTCTTGCAGTTCTTAGTGCGGGGACTGTCTTATACGGAACTTATAAGCTCACTGAGGATCAAAAGCGAGTCAAAAAGCAGGAAAAATTGGTATCAGAAGTCCGCTATATGCTCTCCGAAATAGGAGAAATTGAGACCTTTTATGTCCAACTCTATCAATCAAACGAGGACTGCTTGGTAGGAGGAGCGATATTTTCAGATGGACGTGAATTAACATTCCGCTATGAGAAAGGCGAGTTGACCTATGAGGAGAGAAGATAA
- the arcC gene encoding carbamate kinase, which yields MANRKIVVALGGNAILSSDPSAKAQQKALEETAGHLVKLIKNGDDLIVTHGNGPQVGNLLLQHLAADSEKNPAFPLDSLVAMTEGSIGFWLQNALQNALLKEGIEKEVASVVTQVVVDKKDPAFENLTKPIGPFYSEEEAKAEAERTGATFKEDSGRGWRKVVASPQPVDIKEIETIRTLLNAGQVVVAAGGGGIPVVREEDGSLVGVEAVIDKDFASQRLAELVDADLFIVLTGVDYVYVNFNKPNQEKLERVSVAQLEEYIKEGQFAPGSMLPKVEAGIAFVNNRPEANAVITSLENLGALIESESGTIIEK from the coding sequence ATGGCAAATCGTAAAATCGTCGTTGCATTGGGAGGAAACGCAATTCTCTCATCAGATCCATCTGCAAAAGCTCAACAAAAAGCATTGGAAGAAACAGCAGGTCATCTTGTAAAATTGATTAAAAATGGAGATGATTTGATTGTAACTCATGGAAATGGGCCACAAGTCGGAAATCTCTTGCTCCAACACTTGGCAGCTGATTCTGAGAAAAATCCAGCTTTTCCACTTGATTCTTTAGTTGCGATGACAGAAGGAAGTATCGGATTCTGGCTTCAGAATGCACTTCAAAATGCTTTATTGAAAGAAGGCATCGAAAAAGAAGTAGCTTCTGTGGTTACCCAAGTTGTGGTGGATAAAAAAGATCCAGCTTTTGAAAATCTAACAAAACCAATCGGACCATTCTACTCAGAAGAAGAAGCAAAAGCAGAGGCAGAACGCACAGGTGCTACTTTCAAAGAAGATTCTGGTCGCGGTTGGAGAAAAGTCGTTGCTTCTCCGCAACCCGTGGATATTAAGGAGATTGAAACGATCCGTACACTGTTAAATGCAGGTCAAGTCGTGGTCGCTGCTGGTGGTGGCGGTATTCCAGTCGTTCGTGAAGAAGATGGAAGCCTAGTTGGTGTAGAAGCTGTTATTGATAAAGACTTTGCATCTCAACGCTTAGCAGAATTAGTGGACGCAGATCTCTTTATCGTCCTCACAGGCGTAGACTACGTTTATGTCAATTTCAATAAACCAAATCAAGAAAAATTGGAACGCGTAAGTGTTGCTCAACTAGAAGAATATATCAAAGAAGGACAATTCGCACCAGGTAGCATGTTGCCAAAAGTAGAAGCCGGTATTGCCTTTGTAAATAACCGTCCAGAAGCTAATGCGGTCATTACTTCTCTTGAAAATCTAGGTGCCTTGATCGAGTCTGAAAGCGGAACGATTATTGAAAAATAA
- the argF gene encoding ornithine carbamoyltransferase, which produces MTSVFKGRSFLAEKDFTRAELEYLIDFSAHLKDLKKRNVSHRYLEGKNIALLFEKTSTRTRAAFTTAAIDLGAHPEYLGANDIQLGKKESTEDTAKVLGRMFDGIEFRGFSQAMVEELAEFSGVPVWNGLTDAWHPTQMLADYLTVKENFGKLEGLTLVYCGDGRNNVANSLLVTGAILGVNVHIFSPKELFPEEEVVAFAEKFAKESGARILITDNADEAVKGADVLYTDVWVSMGEEDKFAERVALLKPYQVNMELVKKAENEDLIFLHCLPAFHDTHTVYGKDVAEKFGVEEMEVTDEVFRSKYARHFDQAENRMHTIKAVMAATLGDLFIPKV; this is translated from the coding sequence ATGACATCAGTATTTAAAGGAAGAAGCTTTTTAGCAGAGAAAGATTTCACACGTGCAGAATTAGAATATTTAATCGACTTCTCCGCACATTTGAAAGATTTGAAGAAACGCAATGTTTCTCACCGTTATCTTGAAGGAAAAAACATTGCCCTTCTATTTGAAAAAACTTCTACTCGTACGCGTGCAGCATTTACAACTGCAGCCATTGACCTAGGTGCACATCCAGAATACCTAGGTGCAAACGACATCCAACTTGGTAAAAAAGAATCAACAGAAGATACAGCTAAAGTATTGGGACGTATGTTTGACGGAATTGAATTCCGTGGATTTAGCCAAGCAATGGTTGAAGAATTAGCAGAATTCTCTGGTGTTCCTGTATGGAATGGTTTGACAGATGCATGGCACCCAACTCAAATGCTTGCAGACTACCTTACTGTAAAAGAAAACTTTGGTAAATTAGAAGGTTTGACTTTGGTTTACTGTGGAGATGGCCGCAATAACGTGGCAAACAGCCTTCTTGTGACAGGTGCTATCCTTGGTGTGAATGTGCATATCTTCTCACCAAAAGAACTTTTCCCAGAAGAAGAAGTCGTTGCATTTGCTGAAAAATTTGCAAAAGAAAGTGGCGCTCGTATCCTTATCACAGATAATGCTGATGAAGCTGTCAAAGGTGCGGATGTTCTTTACACAGACGTTTGGGTATCTATGGGTGAAGAAGACAAATTCGCAGAACGCGTTGCACTTTTGAAACCATACCAAGTAAATATGGAATTGGTGAAAAAAGCAGAAAATGAAGACCTTATCTTCTTGCACTGCTTGCCAGCTTTCCATGACACTCACACTGTTTATGGTAAAGATGTTGCTGAAAAATTCGGCGTAGAAGAAATGGAAGTAACAGATGAAGTCTTCCGTAGCAAATATGCTCGTCATTTTGACCAAGCAGAAAACCGTATGCACACTATCAAAGCAGTGATGGCTGCAACTCTTGGTGACTTGTTCATTCCAAAAGTGTAA